A single uncultured Acetobacterium sp. DNA region contains:
- a CDS encoding CooT family nickel-binding protein, producing the protein MCESSAYMITPEGETKIMDYVVDIVPNDDGSLTLSDLLGGTKIVQGKLKEVKLLNHKIIIEGTTV; encoded by the coding sequence ATGTGTGAATCTTCAGCTTATATGATTACTCCTGAAGGAGAAACAAAGATAATGGACTATGTCGTTGATATCGTTCCAAACGACGATGGTAGCTTGACCTTGTCTGATTTATTGGGTGGTACAAAAATTGTTCAAGGCAAACTAAAAGAAGTGAAACTTCTTAACCACAAAATTATTATCGAAGGAACAACGGTTTAG
- a CDS encoding DUF3842 family protein — protein MNIVVLDGMGGGIGSRIVGILKEEIPPYIEVYGLGTNALATAAMLKKGANKGATGENAIAVTVKKADFIISSIAMTIPNSMMGEVTPKMVEAIGNSDGFKIYIPILPENHHIVSLEEKPLLLQIREAVSLIKKELNLGDV, from the coding sequence ATGAACATTGTTGTGCTAGACGGTATGGGAGGCGGCATTGGGTCACGGATTGTTGGAATCCTTAAAGAAGAAATTCCACCATATATTGAAGTATATGGGCTGGGAACTAACGCCTTGGCCACTGCTGCGATGTTAAAAAAGGGTGCCAATAAAGGGGCCACTGGTGAAAATGCCATCGCCGTAACAGTAAAAAAAGCGGATTTTATTATCAGCTCAATTGCGATGACGATTCCAAACTCCATGATGGGCGAAGTGACGCCGAAAATGGTTGAAGCCATTGGAAATAGTGACGGATTTAAAATCTATATCCCGATTCTTCCTGAAAATCATCACATTGTTTCACTGGAGGAAAAACCATTATTGCTCCAAATTCGTGAAGCCGTGTCGTTGATTAAAAAAGAACTCAATTTAGGAGACGTGTAA
- a CDS encoding M15 family metallopeptidase, which yields MRIKDKKRFIIACGGLAAIVILVIAVLTIGFMNNNKTQTSANNKQNAETTTVQSTTTAKATEPVSNSQTATVEQPASVETKVDAKNANTTSTDSITMLVNKNHSISASYVPADLVTVNLPSTRETQMRSVAAEALAKLFNAASSAGYDLSCCSGYRSYETQSELYAWNVDTYGVDGAELVSARPGMSEHQLGLAMDVTSASVGFDLLESFGSTPEGQFLKDNAYKYGFIVRYPQGKTDITGYAYEPWHLRYLGADVATEIYNSGKTMEEYYGTN from the coding sequence ATGCGAATAAAAGATAAAAAACGGTTTATAATTGCCTGTGGGGGATTGGCAGCAATTGTAATACTTGTTATTGCGGTATTAACCATTGGGTTTATGAACAATAATAAAACCCAAACATCAGCAAATAATAAACAGAATGCAGAAACAACGACAGTCCAGAGCACAACAACGGCTAAAGCGACAGAACCGGTGTCCAATTCACAAACCGCTACGGTTGAACAGCCAGCGTCGGTCGAAACTAAAGTTGATGCAAAAAATGCCAATACAACCAGTACTGATAGCATCACCATGCTAGTCAATAAAAATCATAGCATTTCAGCCAGTTATGTGCCCGCAGATCTGGTGACAGTTAATTTGCCATCAACCCGAGAAACGCAGATGCGAAGCGTAGCAGCGGAGGCCTTGGCTAAACTTTTTAATGCGGCCAGTAGTGCCGGTTATGATCTTTCCTGTTGTTCGGGCTACCGTTCCTACGAAACCCAATCGGAACTCTATGCCTGGAATGTCGATACCTATGGGGTTGATGGCGCTGAACTTGTCAGTGCCCGACCAGGAATGAGTGAACATCAGCTTGGGTTGGCGATGGATGTGACCAGCGCTTCGGTAGGGTTTGATTTATTGGAAAGTTTCGGTTCGACTCCGGAAGGTCAATTCCTTAAAGACAATGCGTATAAATACGGCTTTATTGTTCGTTATCCTCAAGGTAAAACAGATATTACCGGCTATGCCTATGAACCTTGGCATCTGCGTTATCTGGGAGCGGATGTAGCGACGGAGATTTATAACAGTGGAAAAACCATGGAAGAATATTATGGAACAAATTAA
- a CDS encoding GNAT family N-acetyltransferase produces the protein MKIRLVEEKDYQRVLDILNEAIAARKFTAQLSPATMAMRKDWFIHHSAPRHPMFVAEIDDQVVGWITLTEFRAGREGFRFTSEVSYYIDSRCHRKGIGSMLMSRAIEAAKEIGFRNLVAVVFDSNISSRKLVKKFGFKLWGHMPEAVDIDGKSIGCDYWGLKIEK, from the coding sequence TTGAAGATACGATTAGTAGAAGAGAAAGATTATCAGCGGGTACTGGATATTTTGAATGAAGCCATTGCCGCGAGGAAGTTTACGGCGCAATTGTCACCAGCAACCATGGCAATGCGTAAAGATTGGTTTATTCATCATTCGGCACCACGACATCCGATGTTTGTTGCCGAAATAGATGATCAGGTTGTCGGTTGGATCACCCTGACAGAGTTTCGGGCTGGTCGGGAAGGCTTTCGGTTTACATCCGAAGTCAGTTATTATATCGATAGCCGCTGTCATCGAAAAGGGATTGGCTCGATGTTGATGAGCCGTGCCATTGAAGCAGCAAAGGAAATCGGTTTTCGCAATCTCGTCGCTGTGGTTTTTGACAGTAATATCAGTAGCCGAAAATTGGTGAAAAAATTTGGCTTTAAACTATGGGGACATATGCCGGAAGCCGTTGATATTGATGGAAAAAGCATCGGTTGCGATTATTGGGGATTAAAAATAGAAAAATAA
- the rpmG gene encoding 50S ribosomal protein L33, with protein sequence MRVKVTLACTECKQRNYDTMKNKKNNPDRLEVDKYCRFCKKHTPHKETK encoded by the coding sequence ATGAGAGTAAAAGTTACTTTAGCATGTACAGAATGCAAGCAAAGAAATTACGATACCATGAAAAACAAGAAGAATAACCCTGATCGTTTAGAAGTGGATAAGTATTGCAGATTTTGCAAGAAGCATACACCACATAAAGAAACGAAATAA
- the secE gene encoding preprotein translocase subunit SecE, protein MATNKKAKNASSKQGKENTQQQAQKTGDKATNLVKEEKKTPQSTAKNEKKTQKKSSEKSKEPNIFQRMVGFLKGVHHELRKVTWLTKEELLQRTGIVAGIVGIFTFLVWVVDTGLGALAALFINI, encoded by the coding sequence ATGGCAACAAATAAAAAAGCTAAAAATGCCAGTAGTAAGCAAGGAAAAGAAAACACCCAGCAACAGGCACAAAAAACCGGAGATAAGGCAACAAACCTGGTAAAAGAGGAAAAGAAAACGCCTCAATCAACGGCAAAAAATGAGAAAAAAACACAAAAGAAGTCAAGCGAAAAAAGTAAAGAACCAAATATTTTTCAAAGAATGGTCGGCTTTTTAAAAGGTGTTCACCATGAATTAAGAAAAGTTACTTGGTTGACTAAAGAAGAATTGCTTCAACGTACCGGTATTGTAGCTGGAATTGTTGGGATATTCACTTTTCTCGTTTGGGTTGTTGATACAGGATTAGGTGCACTTGCCGCGTTATTTATAAACATTTAG
- the nusG gene encoding transcription termination/antitermination protein NusG — protein sequence MDSNQHEQAQWFVAHTYSGYENKVKASIEATVENRNMEDVILEVQVPVQEVVESKNGKRVVKEKKLFPGYVMIKMFMTDDSWYVVRNTRGVTGFVGPASKPVPLSKAELKSMGIRQQRVEISMHVGEEVKVIEGPLEGFTGVIEEVHAEKSKVKVNVSMFGRDTLAELGFEQIEKIIT from the coding sequence ATGGATAGTAATCAACACGAACAGGCCCAATGGTTTGTTGCACATACCTATTCCGGTTATGAGAATAAGGTTAAAGCAAGCATTGAAGCCACAGTAGAAAACAGAAATATGGAGGACGTGATCCTAGAGGTTCAGGTTCCCGTACAAGAAGTAGTGGAAAGTAAGAACGGCAAGCGGGTCGTTAAAGAAAAGAAACTATTTCCAGGTTATGTCATGATCAAAATGTTCATGACGGATGATTCATGGTATGTCGTCCGAAATACCCGTGGTGTCACCGGGTTTGTTGGTCCTGCCTCAAAACCTGTACCCTTGTCCAAGGCTGAACTAAAAAGCATGGGCATTCGTCAACAGCGTGTTGAAATAAGTATGCATGTTGGCGAAGAAGTCAAGGTTATTGAAGGGCCATTAGAAGGTTTCACCGGAGTTATTGAAGAAGTACATGCTGAGAAATCAAAAGTTAAGGTCAATGTTTCCATGTTTGGACGAGATACTCTCGCTGAACTGGGATTTGAACAAATAGAAAAAATTATCACTTAA
- the rplK gene encoding 50S ribosomal protein L11: MAKKVIGMIKLQIPAGKATPAPPVGPALGQHGVNIMGFCKEFNAKTANDAGMIIPVVITVYQDRSYSFITKTPPAAVLLKKIAGIESGSGVPNKTKVAKVTTEQLREIATLKMPDLNAASVESAMRMIAGTARSMGITIEE, from the coding sequence ATGGCAAAAAAAGTAATTGGTATGATTAAATTACAAATTCCTGCCGGTAAAGCAACACCAGCACCACCAGTTGGACCTGCATTAGGTCAACATGGGGTTAATATTATGGGATTCTGTAAAGAATTCAACGCAAAAACTGCAAATGATGCAGGAATGATTATTCCTGTTGTAATCACTGTTTATCAGGATCGTTCTTACTCATTTATTACAAAAACACCACCAGCAGCCGTTCTGTTAAAGAAAATTGCTGGAATTGAGTCTGGATCTGGCGTACCTAACAAAACGAAGGTAGCTAAGGTTACAACTGAACAATTAAGAGAAATCGCAACATTAAAAATGCCTGACTTAAATGCGGCATCTGTAGAATCAGCGATGAGAATGATCGCTGGAACCGCCCGTAGCATGGGTATCACAATCGAAGAATAA
- the rplA gene encoding 50S ribosomal protein L1, giving the protein MKKGKKYQDLVKSFDKQELFELDAAIAQVKKLATAKFDETIELHVKLGVDSRHADQQVRGAIVLPHGTGKTVKVLVIAKGDKLKEAEEAGADFFGEDDIIDKIQKENWFDFDVMIATPDMMGKVGRLGRVLGPKGLMPNPKSGTVTMDVAKAVADTKAGKVEYRLDKTNIIHVIIGKASFTEEALRENMMVLLETVKKAKPAASKGQYFRSVTLASTMSPGVKVNTGKI; this is encoded by the coding sequence ATGAAAAAAGGAAAAAAATATCAAGATTTGGTAAAAAGCTTTGATAAGCAAGAGTTATTTGAACTGGATGCAGCCATTGCACAGGTTAAAAAACTTGCCACTGCAAAGTTTGACGAAACCATTGAATTGCATGTAAAACTGGGTGTTGACTCACGTCATGCAGATCAACAGGTTCGTGGAGCGATCGTTCTGCCACATGGTACAGGTAAAACAGTTAAAGTTCTCGTTATTGCCAAAGGCGATAAATTGAAAGAAGCTGAAGAAGCCGGTGCAGATTTCTTTGGTGAAGACGATATTATCGATAAAATTCAAAAAGAAAACTGGTTTGATTTTGATGTAATGATTGCTACTCCAGATATGATGGGTAAGGTTGGTCGTTTAGGTCGAGTATTAGGACCTAAAGGTTTAATGCCAAATCCAAAATCAGGAACTGTAACCATGGATGTTGCAAAAGCTGTTGCTGATACAAAAGCCGGTAAGGTTGAGTATCGTTTAGACAAAACCAATATTATTCATGTAATCATTGGTAAAGCATCTTTTACCGAAGAAGCTTTAAGAGAAAACATGATGGTATTATTGGAGACTGTTAAAAAAGCAAAACCAGCAGCTTCTAAGGGACAATACTTTAGAAGTGTTACTCTGGCAAGTACCATGAGTCCTGGAGTTAAAGTCAACACAGGAAAAATCTAG
- the rplJ gene encoding 50S ribosomal protein L10 — translation MPKIEVKQVVVQEIAEKLRNAQTAVLVDYRGLNVEEVTELRSLARAAGIDYKVYKNSMMRFAAKETGFEGLLDVLVGPTAIAFCDTDPVAPAKLLSEFAKKHKALEIKAGMVDGKVLDVQGVADLAELPPREVLVARVLGGLNAPISGFVNVLNGNMRGLVVALNAIAEQKQA, via the coding sequence ATGCCAAAGATTGAAGTAAAACAAGTTGTAGTACAAGAAATTGCAGAAAAACTTCGTAACGCTCAAACAGCGGTTCTCGTCGACTATCGTGGTTTGAATGTTGAAGAAGTAACTGAGTTGCGGTCCCTGGCTCGAGCAGCAGGTATCGACTACAAGGTATATAAAAATTCAATGATGCGGTTCGCTGCTAAAGAAACCGGCTTTGAAGGTTTACTTGACGTTTTGGTTGGACCTACTGCAATTGCTTTCTGTGATACAGATCCAGTTGCGCCAGCAAAACTACTTAGCGAGTTTGCAAAAAAACATAAAGCTTTAGAAATTAAAGCAGGTATGGTTGATGGTAAGGTTTTAGACGTTCAAGGCGTTGCGGATCTTGCAGAATTACCACCACGAGAAGTACTGGTTGCCAGAGTTCTTGGTGGCTTAAACGCACCAATTTCAGGTTTTGTTAACGTACTTAACGGAAACATGCGTGGATTGGTTGTCGCATTAAATGCGATTGCAGAACAAAAACAAGCTTAA
- the rplL gene encoding 50S ribosomal protein L7/L12: MASEKVTQLIEDVKGLTVLELSELVKALEEEFGVSAAAPMAVAAAPAAGGAAEEAEEQTEFDVILSAAGDQKIKVIKVVRELTGLGLKEAKALVDEAPKPVKEGATKEEADDIKAKIEEVGGSVEVK; the protein is encoded by the coding sequence ATGGCAAGTGAAAAAGTAACACAATTAATTGAAGACGTAAAAGGTTTAACAGTATTAGAATTATCTGAACTGGTAAAAGCATTAGAAGAAGAATTTGGCGTAAGTGCTGCTGCACCGATGGCTGTTGCTGCTGCTCCAGCTGCTGGTGGCGCTGCTGAAGAAGCTGAAGAACAAACTGAATTTGATGTAATTTTATCTGCTGCTGGCGATCAAAAAATCAAAGTTATCAAAGTTGTTCGTGAATTAACTGGCTTAGGCTTAAAAGAAGCTAAAGCATTAGTTGACGAAGCTCCAAAACCAGTTAAAGAAGGCGCTACTAAAGAAGAAGCTGATGATATTAAAGCTAAAATTGAAGAAGTTGGCGGAAGCGTCGAAGTAAAATAA
- the proS gene encoding proline--tRNA ligase, with protein MGKKQINQVKEITPMAVDFPQWYTDVISKTEMVDYSPVKGFMVIRPYGYAIWELIQQAYDKRFKETGHENMYFPLLIPESLLTKEAEHVEGFAPEVAWVTHGGGKELAERLAVRPTSETIICSMYSKWLNSYRQLPYLYNQWCSVVRWEKTTRPFLRTSEFLWQEGHTLHETPEEAQTETMQMLGIYREIAESHLAMPMVVGRKSDKEKFAGADATYTMEALMHDGQALQSGTSHNLGQHFTKAFDITYLDRNNEQSYPFHTSWGVSTRLIGGIIMVHGDDNGLVLPPMIAPIQVVVIPVAQHKEGVLDKAWEISKTLGKDFRVKVDDLDGYSPGWKFNQWEMKGVPIRLEIGPRDIENGQCVLARRDTGEKIQVSLDNVSNEVDTLLKEIQANLFDKALKMREEKTSTAENMEEFKTKLKENPGFIKAMWCGERSCEDAIKEETGASIRCVPFDDEQEVLYEGKCVCCGKPAQKMAYFARAY; from the coding sequence ATGGGAAAAAAACAGATAAATCAAGTGAAAGAAATTACGCCGATGGCGGTAGACTTCCCACAATGGTATACGGATGTTATATCTAAAACTGAAATGGTGGACTATTCACCCGTAAAAGGTTTCATGGTCATTCGTCCCTATGGTTATGCCATCTGGGAATTAATCCAGCAAGCCTATGATAAACGGTTCAAGGAAACCGGTCATGAAAATATGTACTTTCCGCTTTTAATTCCAGAAAGTCTGCTAACCAAAGAAGCAGAACATGTAGAAGGGTTTGCTCCTGAGGTAGCCTGGGTAACACACGGTGGCGGTAAAGAACTGGCCGAACGTTTAGCGGTTCGACCCACCTCCGAAACGATTATTTGCAGCATGTACTCAAAATGGCTGAATTCTTACCGACAACTGCCTTATTTATATAATCAATGGTGTTCAGTCGTGCGTTGGGAAAAAACCACCCGACCATTTTTGAGAACTTCTGAGTTTTTATGGCAGGAAGGTCATACCCTTCATGAAACGCCGGAAGAAGCTCAGACGGAAACCATGCAGATGCTGGGTATCTATCGGGAAATAGCTGAAAGCCACCTGGCCATGCCAATGGTCGTGGGACGAAAAAGCGATAAAGAAAAATTTGCCGGGGCTGATGCAACCTATACCATGGAAGCACTGATGCATGATGGTCAGGCCCTGCAATCCGGAACCTCCCATAATCTTGGTCAACATTTTACCAAAGCCTTTGATATTACCTATCTGGATCGAAACAATGAACAATCCTATCCATTCCATACTTCCTGGGGTGTATCAACCCGGTTAATTGGCGGAATCATTATGGTTCATGGGGATGACAATGGCCTGGTTTTGCCACCAATGATTGCCCCGATTCAAGTGGTGGTAATTCCGGTGGCGCAACATAAAGAAGGCGTCCTGGACAAAGCCTGGGAAATCAGCAAAACATTGGGCAAAGATTTTAGAGTAAAAGTAGATGACCTGGACGGCTATTCGCCCGGTTGGAAATTTAACCAGTGGGAAATGAAAGGCGTGCCAATCCGTCTGGAAATCGGACCACGGGACATCGAAAACGGACAATGTGTGCTGGCCCGTCGCGATACCGGCGAAAAGATTCAGGTCAGTCTGGATAATGTTTCGAATGAAGTTGACACTTTATTAAAAGAAATTCAAGCCAATTTGTTTGACAAGGCCTTAAAAATGCGGGAAGAAAAAACGTCAACCGCCGAAAACATGGAAGAATTTAAGACGAAGTTAAAAGAAAATCCCGGTTTCATCAAAGCCATGTGGTGTGGCGAGCGCAGTTGTGAAGATGCGATTAAGGAAGAAACTGGCGCTTCCATCCGTTGCGTTCCTTTTGATGATGAACAGGAAGTTTTGTATGAAGGCAAATGTGTATGCTGTGGAAAGCCGGCGCAAAAAATGGCTTACTTTGCCCGAGCTTACTAG
- the folK gene encoding 2-amino-4-hydroxy-6-hydroxymethyldihydropteridine diphosphokinase, whose product MDKLYIKDFEVFAYHGVFPEEKTLGQKFLISVTLTLDMQEAALTGDLTKSVHYGELCHALEIEFKKESYDLIETAGEMLATYVLNNYPMVNHVSIMIKKPWAPILKSMDTVAIEINRGWHHAFIGLGTNMGDRNQNLTEAIEAIKNTPGIQVLTQSSIIETEPWGYIDQDAFLNCVLRIKTTLPPQTLMTLLLEIEQGLKRERTIHWGPRTIDLDILFYDNLVTDDPHVILPHPRIQERAFVMESMAEIAPYFVHPLLNKRMVEIFDNLKNA is encoded by the coding sequence ATGGACAAACTCTATATAAAAGACTTTGAGGTTTTTGCCTATCACGGGGTTTTCCCGGAAGAAAAAACCCTGGGGCAGAAATTCCTGATTTCGGTGACCCTGACCCTGGATATGCAGGAAGCCGCCCTTACCGGCGACTTGACCAAGTCCGTTCATTATGGCGAACTCTGCCATGCGTTGGAAATCGAGTTCAAAAAAGAAAGCTACGATCTCATCGAAACCGCTGGTGAAATGCTGGCGACCTATGTGTTAAATAATTACCCGATGGTTAACCATGTAAGTATTATGATCAAAAAACCCTGGGCCCCGATCCTCAAATCCATGGATACGGTGGCCATTGAAATCAACCGGGGCTGGCATCACGCTTTTATCGGACTGGGCACCAACATGGGTGACCGGAATCAGAATCTGACCGAGGCGATTGAAGCCATTAAAAATACTCCCGGCATTCAAGTCCTCACCCAATCCAGTATTATCGAAACGGAGCCATGGGGTTATATTGATCAGGACGCTTTTCTCAATTGCGTTCTTAGAATCAAAACCACCTTACCACCCCAGACTCTGATGACCCTGTTGCTCGAAATTGAGCAGGGACTTAAACGCGAACGAACGATCCACTGGGGACCACGCACCATTGATCTGGACATTTTATTCTATGACAATCTGGTGACTGATGATCCTCATGTGATCCTCCCACATCCTCGAATCCAGGAGCGCGCTTTTGTGATGGAATCGATGGCTGAAATTGCCCCTTATTTTGTCCATCCTCTTTTAAACAAGCGGATGGTGGAAATTTTTGACAACTTAAAAAATGCGTAA
- the folP gene encoding dihydropteroate synthase, producing MQIGNKNFDLTNEILIMGILNVTPDSFSDGGKFNTLDTSLKQVEKMIADGADLIDLGGESTRPGHTQISDDEEIDRIVPMIEAIRQRFDIPISIDTYKGAVGEAALKAGAALVNDIWGFKYDPTLADVTAKYKVPCVLMHNRDNQNYNHLMTDINSDLQESIDIALKAGISRDAIILDPGIGFAKDYAQNMETMHNLEALQTLGYPILLGTSRKGFIGLTLDLPVTQRVEGTVATTVIGIMKGASIIRVHDVLENKRAAQMTAGILKGAPWTNSI from the coding sequence ATGCAAATTGGCAATAAAAATTTTGACTTAACAAACGAGATCCTCATTATGGGGATCTTAAACGTTACCCCGGATTCATTTTCCGACGGGGGCAAATTTAACACCTTGGACACCAGTCTTAAACAGGTTGAAAAAATGATCGCTGATGGTGCCGATCTCATTGATCTTGGTGGTGAATCCACCCGCCCCGGCCATACCCAAATCAGCGATGATGAAGAAATTGATCGCATTGTGCCAATGATTGAAGCCATCCGCCAGCGATTTGATATTCCCATTTCGATCGATACCTACAAGGGTGCCGTCGGCGAAGCTGCCCTTAAGGCTGGAGCTGCCCTGGTCAACGACATCTGGGGCTTTAAATACGACCCGACCCTGGCCGATGTCACGGCCAAATACAAGGTTCCCTGTGTGCTGATGCATAACCGCGACAACCAGAATTACAATCATCTCATGACCGATATCAACAGCGACCTTCAGGAATCCATCGATATTGCCCTAAAAGCCGGCATTTCCCGGGATGCCATCATCCTTGATCCCGGTATTGGTTTTGCCAAGGATTATGCCCAAAATATGGAAACAATGCACAACCTGGAAGCCCTCCAAACTCTGGGCTACCCAATTTTACTCGGTACCTCCCGCAAAGGCTTTATCGGTCTGACCCTGGACTTACCGGTCACCCAACGGGTGGAAGGCACGGTTGCCACCACCGTTATTGGCATTATGAAGGGGGCTTCCATTATTCGTGTTCACGATGTACTGGAAAATAAGCGCGCCGCCCAAATGACGGCTGGTATCTTGAAAGGAGCACCATGGACAAACTCTATATAA
- a CDS encoding HD domain-containing protein, translated as MDQLNHTNLLYQNRDYQKYLNKIKNCEEQRRFCRHDVPHFLSVARIATIKTMEAGLNFSRDLIYTTALLHDIGRFVQYKDKTPHEIASHQLAIPLLETLDFTDDENKLILDAILNHRNPEAQGFSRIFYESDKLSRACYSCPVEQECDWSKEKKNLTIVY; from the coding sequence ATGGATCAGTTGAATCACACCAATCTGCTTTATCAAAATAGAGACTATCAAAAATATCTCAATAAAATTAAAAACTGCGAAGAACAACGCCGTTTCTGTCGTCATGATGTTCCGCATTTTTTGTCGGTAGCCCGCATTGCCACTATAAAGACCATGGAAGCCGGTTTAAACTTCTCCCGGGATCTTATCTATACAACGGCACTACTGCACGATATCGGGCGTTTTGTTCAATACAAAGACAAAACCCCTCATGAAATTGCCTCCCACCAATTGGCAATTCCATTACTGGAGACCCTGGATTTTACCGATGATGAAAATAAACTGATCCTGGATGCTATCCTGAATCATCGCAACCCGGAAGCCCAAGGATTCAGCCGAATATTTTATGAAAGTGACAAATTATCCCGGGCTTGTTATTCATGTCCGGTAGAACAAGAATGTGATTGGTCTAAAGAAAAGAAAAACCTGACCATTGTTTATTAA
- the folE gene encoding GTP cyclohydrolase I FolE: MDQQKIQEAVTMILEAIGEDPTREGLIETPARVARMYAEIFSGLGHTAEVHLAKTFAVKSDDIVIERDIPFYSMCEHHLLPFYGKVHIAYIPNGRVAGLSKLVRTVDLYSKRPQLQEVLTTDIGEAIMDYLQARGVMVIIEAEHLCMNMRGVKRPGTRTVTAMQAGIFAHNKELKDEVHKLLSIK; this comes from the coding sequence ATTGATCAACAAAAAATTCAAGAAGCTGTAACGATGATTTTGGAAGCCATTGGCGAAGACCCCACCCGGGAAGGTCTGATTGAAACCCCGGCTCGTGTTGCCCGGATGTATGCCGAAATTTTTTCAGGACTGGGTCATACCGCTGAAGTCCACCTGGCCAAAACCTTTGCTGTCAAATCCGATGATATCGTCATTGAACGGGATATTCCTTTTTATTCCATGTGTGAACACCATCTGTTACCATTTTACGGTAAGGTTCATATCGCCTACATTCCCAACGGTCGCGTTGCCGGACTTTCAAAACTTGTCAGAACGGTTGATTTGTATTCAAAACGACCTCAGCTTCAAGAAGTTTTAACCACTGATATCGGCGAAGCGATTATGGATTATCTTCAGGCCCGCGGCGTCATGGTTATCATCGAAGCCGAGCATTTATGCATGAACATGCGTGGTGTCAAACGACCCGGAACCCGGACGGTTACCGCTATGCAAGCCGGTATTTTCGCCCATAACAAAGAACTGAAAGATGAAGTTCATAAACTTTTAAGTATTAAATAG